From the Priestia koreensis genome, one window contains:
- a CDS encoding motility associated factor glycosyltransferase family protein, which produces MRFSIIKTKTAPTVKVESEASSFFLHSSYDPLKEAQKWVTEKMKSGHTLLVIGMGAGYHVEELLNTNNSAQIIVYEFNVSYYKWILSTGLIEGVIRNPRVKYKLLESKEDVREFSSLLNNHIYLLRPSLNMVEEKYMKIMREIQSYLITQDTIENYAVTLDANFLKNVALGDPFFKECNFSFKKRMILVSAGPSLYKQLDNLKKAQKSGSFTIGVVGTAFRPLLKHGLYPDFVMVSDPLDNIIEQFEDLNNENIPLFYLSTANSKAIFNYQGPRYIVWQKGYKNAEQEAAIRGQTLIETGGSVATCLLDVMITMGAEQVALVGQDLAFTNNQSHVEGAHRTRIVHETPNLLKVRSFDGVSTVSTSRNLFTYLRWFEGYAESKVNIELWNCTEGGAFIRGFKNSKFKDFLKFN; this is translated from the coding sequence GTGAGATTTTCTATTATTAAAACTAAAACCGCACCTACAGTTAAAGTAGAATCTGAAGCTTCTTCATTCTTTCTGCACAGTAGTTATGATCCGCTTAAGGAGGCACAAAAATGGGTCACTGAAAAGATGAAAAGTGGACATACTCTTTTGGTCATTGGCATGGGTGCTGGTTATCACGTAGAGGAACTATTAAATACTAATAATAGTGCTCAAATTATTGTTTATGAATTTAATGTTTCATATTACAAGTGGATTTTAAGTACAGGTTTGATTGAGGGTGTGATAAGAAATCCAAGAGTTAAATATAAATTATTAGAAAGTAAGGAAGACGTGAGGGAATTTTCAAGTCTTCTTAATAATCATATATACTTGTTACGGCCCTCTTTAAATATGGTTGAAGAAAAATACATGAAAATAATGAGAGAGATTCAATCATATTTAATAACGCAAGATACTATTGAAAATTATGCAGTTACGCTTGATGCAAATTTTTTGAAGAATGTAGCTTTGGGTGATCCCTTTTTCAAAGAATGTAATTTTTCCTTTAAAAAGAGAATGATATTAGTTTCAGCAGGTCCATCACTGTACAAGCAGTTAGATAATTTAAAAAAAGCTCAGAAAAGTGGGAGCTTCACTATAGGAGTAGTAGGTACAGCTTTTAGGCCTTTGCTAAAACACGGTCTTTATCCTGATTTTGTTATGGTTTCCGATCCTCTGGATAATATTATTGAGCAATTTGAAGATTTAAATAATGAAAACATTCCTCTATTCTATTTAAGTACTGCGAACAGCAAAGCAATCTTTAACTATCAAGGTCCTCGGTATATAGTATGGCAAAAAGGATACAAAAATGCTGAGCAAGAAGCTGCTATTAGAGGTCAAACTTTGATAGAAACAGGTGGATCAGTCGCTACTTGTTTATTAGACGTAATGATAACTATGGGAGCCGAGCAAGTAGCTTTAGTTGGTCAGGACCTTGCCTTTACAAATAATCAGAGTCATGTTGAAGGGGCTCATAGAACTAGAATCGTACATGAGACACCTAATTTACTAAAGGTAAGAAGTTTTGATGGAGTAAGTACCGTTTCAACTTCTCGAAATCTATTTACTTATTTAAGATGGTTTGAGGGGTATGCAGAGTCTAAAGTGAATATTGAGCTTTGGAACTGCACTGAAGGTGGAGCGTTTATTAGGGGATTTAAAAATTCTAAATTTAAGGATTTTTTGAAATTTAACTAA